GTCATATCTGCAATGGCTCCAGGACAGCGACTACAACCCTAACTGTGCTCTGTGTAATACTCTGCTGAATGCACAAGACACAGTCAGACTCATCTGCTATGGTAAGATtctacattttctatttatattaaattcatGGGGATGTATTGGTCAAGCAAATcacatggagagaaaaaaaaaaggcatccCTTCCCTGTTTGGATTTCAAGAAATTGTTTTTGCCATCCACAGATGTGTTCCACTGGTCCTGTCTTAATAACTTGGCATCTCGACTGCCACTCCATACGGCTCCAGCAGGGTACCAGTGTCCCACCTGTCAGGGTCCAGTGTTTCCCCCCTCTAACCTGGCCAGCCCAATTGCCGATGTGCTGAAAGAACAGCTGTCATCTGTTAACTGGGCTAGAGCTGGTTTAGGGCTGCCGCTGGTAAGGGCCTGTTCTCGTTAAATCCTTTCTGTGTTGCTCTCACAACCATTTGACAATCTttctgaaaacaaatgaaatgaaaagaaaataagacaTCCAGAATTGTGTGAACCCTCCGGCTatatttaaaatgcacattttaaagatgtaatgttcaaacattaataaaatgGGATCTCTGACTGACAGATTGAAGAGCCCATTGAGGCCCTTGAGGAGCCCACAGCAAATGATGTCACTGATTATACTGACTGGTCAACATTTGATGGTAAGacataatgttttgttttttttagagaatttcaaatatttttagcTGTTATTgaaacatacaatatgtaacaattcttcattcaAATGTCTTAAACAACTAGAAACAACTTTCATCATCTAAAATCTTTCAAGCCATGTTTAAATCaagttaaattaagtttttttttttcctttcactatTTGTATTGGCCACTCTTTGTGTTAGCTTCTCCTTTTTATTACATGAATAAATCTTTAACACATTACCTCATCCATCAACATAATTTACCCCTGAGTTgcatcaggtagattttcaacatcatctcccatgatcccacgctgctaCATGACATCATCAAGCTAGCTCTTTTGTTATCGTTTTAATTGAGACTCCCAgtggctgaagttacatattgcaCTTTTGAGGTTTAGTTTACAGTGAAAGTCAACATGTGTACATATTGGGCAACAtgatcaaataattaaatgatgtctttttctgtctcgACAGCACAAGAGCAAAGTAACGTATACCCAAGCCACTCCTACAACACCAGCGTCAGTCCACCACCAAACCCAGTCTCAGCTCCAGCACAGGAAGATCTTGGTGGTCCTCGTAAAAATGGGGATCCAAATTTGCAGGAGCAGTCCGTAATGAACTTTACTACTGGCAACGCCTGTGACACTGTAACATTACACTCAGGTAAAGCAATGAAAAGCCATCTGagtcctctctgcagctctgcgttCCCTTGTGTTGCCTAAAACGTAAAGAAACTCAAGAGTcgcttttctgtttgttgttattCTCCAGCATCATCCCCAAGAAAGCTCTATGATACTCGAGACGTCGGCCAAAGCTCTGTCACACAGATTGACTTTGACGACGACAAATACCGGAGAAGACCAGCGTTAAGTTGGTTTGCTCAAATTCTCAAGTAAGTTCTACGAGTTACTGCTGTGACACTTGGAATAAGTTTTATGACATGGTTTTGTGATCTCAAATTTAACAAATGTATTAATCTTTCCAGGAACCGCACCGGTGGAAAGCGGACATCTCTGTCCTGGAGGCAGCGGGTCTTCATGCTCCTTCTGGTCGGAGTGCTTGGATTTTTTACGTTGATAATCATCATGGCTAAACTCGGACGTGCCTCGGCTGGCTCAGACCCAAATTTAGATCCTCTTCTTAACCCCAACATTCGAGTGGGGAAAAACTGAATACCAGCATCgatctgtttctcttccttctgTGTTACCTTGGGACTTTCAATACACGGTTATGCCAGTAGAGGGAGCTGTTTACCCAACTTGAGTGGAAAAGAGATGCTGCATCTCTTCAGAATGGAATTACTGGATCCATTCATTTACATCAGACATTACAAACATGCCATGGCCCTTCTGACCATGAAAATATGTCACAACATTCAGGAGGTGCTCTGTGATCCCAGCTAAGCAACCTGAAAGTTTAATGTTGGACCAAGGCCTGAAATCGTGAACGGTAGATAAAAGGGTCCAGTAAGTGTTGCTATCTGTTGACAAagagtatttatatttactaaCATTCGTCACTGACCTTTTTTAAGGTCAAATTTTTAGTTCATTAGAAACTAATCAAAACGCTGTTGATGTTGAGAGAACATCCGTTGCTGGTTGAAATGTCAGAATGTATATATTCAGTTACGAAACGTTAAGTAACGTTCACAGGGTTACAAACTGATTCCACATGTGGATTTGAATTGAGTGGCCTTACAGAAGAGGTCAGAACTGGAATCAAATACCCCCTCACATGATTAACACAACTATTTATGGGTGTCTGCTTTATTTCTGAAATTGAGTGTATTGCTTTTAGACTTGCCATACATGTACATTTCCCTGATGTTTTTTTGACCGTCTATTAAAGGGGAATACTACAGAACTTCAGTATGTTAATATTTTTCACACTTCATGAATCATCTGCTGTGCACAGGCAAAATCAAGAGTGCAGGAAGTTGTATTATTTCAATTTCTATGATGATGAATAATATTaagttataaaacaaatatattactATTCCATATTTGACTGCAGTTGTTCAAACATGTTATTCCTCTTCCCAGGTTTTAGTAACAGATTGTGACATATGGATACCACCATAGTAAATTGTAAATTTGTCAAAGAAAGATTTATGAgtgaaaataacacaaagcaAAATTGCACCATAACGGCAAGTAACTACTCATTTACTCTCTCTAATTTCTCTGGCAAGACTACATATTTCTCTGACTCCCGTAATAAAAGTTTCCTTTCAAAGATCATGTGTGGACCTTATTTCACCTGCAGTAAATACAAGCTCACATAGAGTcacagggtttgtgtgtgtttatgacttGATACTGTAGATGCCTCAGTCTGTGTTAACATGACCAACAGAGATATGTTTGGACCAGATTCAAATTACAAATTTGTTGTTGGGTTCTAGTTTGTATAATTAAATGGCATGTTTTATTGCAGTTAAAAATGTTGTAACTAAAAATCATTTTCTGCATAATGTCACATTGTcatatcccagatacaaacacGTTTCGGATGGTAAAGaagaatagaaaaaagaaaacgatCTCATGTCCTGTTCTTTTTGAAGGAGAAGGTGGTTATAAGATGCTTCAGCCTTGAGCAGAACACTGAACTTTTGCTGAGAATGAGAAATACCAGTCAGACGTGCCTGTAGATAACACCATATTAATTATCGACCTTACACCATGAATACTTAGTATATCACTCCCCCTAGTGGTGTGACTGGCTCAGGACCTCCTCAGCAATGTCCTGTGAAAGTCAGTGAAGTCGCTGACTGGACAGAGCCCAGGGCGGCTGAAGGGCTGCAGTTGCCAGTGACAATACACACTTTATATTTCTAACTAACACTGGCTGTATATTGTACTCTCATAGGATAATTACTTACTACCTTGGCTTAGAATTAGCATCCtattacaaacattttcttgttgCATAATACTCAACATCCAAAGGTTTTCCTCTGCGGAAAAACAATCTTTCTTGCATTTGTGTATGTTTTCTTATGAGTTTCAGAGAGTTACCTGCCAtagaagttatgttttcacctctgtcggTTTGTGTGCagtctggtttgtttgtttgttcttagCATTACGCAAAAACTTCTAAACATACTTCCATGAAACATGATGGCATTTCCAACCTTAAACCATTTCAGTCCCTTTAAAGCTCAGTGATTCTGCACTGCATGTGTGATGAACTACAGCAGGGGATGGCTGCATGTTGATCTGTTCACGAATCTGAACAAAGTCATCTCAAACAGGCCGTACAGTTGGTCAAAGACTCACTGAGAGATGTTGAGGATTGTTCAGCTCTAACACTGGCCATGATGTTCATTTACCTGAAATAGAGCTGATGTGGACATCTCATTTCCTAAAGTCATTTTACTAAATGATGTAACAACTGTAACAGCCTCATTAGAACgaaaatgtcaaacagaaactatctcacaatgttcaagaaagtgaaaaatgatttgtggatccttccaccaagttttttgATAAtgtgtccagtagtttttgcgtaatcttgtttacaaacagaCAAGTGTATTCAATCATGAGTTCCTCGGTCGGATATAATTAGTTGCCTGAGAAAAATCAGTCAGAAACTGCTGCATTCATTACTGGGCCTCTGATGGTCTAGATCCCCTTTGATGTAACGTTGTCACACACTGTCCTTGAGAACTCTCGTAATAACCCCTGGCGAGTGGTATCAGTAAAAACTCACAGCTACATCACATGTTCGCATGAGTTGCCTCCTCTGACTTTCCACTGTGTCTGGCAAACAGTTGCGTAGGTTTGTCATTGATCGACAGAGGATCTGAGCCACGTTACATTGATGTAGGGAAAGTCGCCTGAGGCtatgaatattataataaagCCCCTTTTCAATGAGGATGACAGATGTGACAACCCGACCCTTTGATTTCAGTTGTCTCATGTATTTCTGGGCACAGAACGCGTTTGTCATGAGCGGTTTATTAAAACATCATGTTGTCTTATGTAGTGCAATTACCTCTGTCACTCTATTGGAGTTCAATTATTTCTCAGTAGCTGTGAGTTATTACATTGCGCATTGCAGTGACATAATAGGGACATCCCGATCAATAACTTGCCACTCTGTAGTTGACGTGTGCACTGTAAGCCGCAcagtttttctcttcctctgctctgcaCAATCAAGGTTGAACGTTTGACATTTGCCCTGACGTCAAAGCTTTGTGGTTCTTAACCCAGCATCATCACAGATAACACATAAAGTGATAAAAGAGTGTTTTGTGAATATTCAAAAAGTTGTGATTGATATCTGATTCCAACACACAATACCATCCCTGCAGTTTTTTAATTATCCTCTGACATTTTGGCAAAGTGAGCCTCATAACAGACGTCAAGCACGTTTCTTTAACAAACAAACCCCTAAAGTCATGTCCTTGTGGCCTTGTCCAAAGatccctgaaaaaaaaatattttctcatttcttaatttattgtatatattgCTAATATATTGTgcaattatttaatttaaattgtatgTAACAAGAAGGATACAGAGAGATTTGTACATTAGAactgcattttaataatttatattgGTATGTATTGAGTGAATTTGGTGTACAATAGAGTTAATAGACTTCAAATCTGTCAAAACTGGCTCCTCTGTCATTGGACAGCACTAGAGTATATATATTGATGTGTGATTGTGAGTCGTTCACATGTGCTTCCCACTTCTATTACTAGGTTCGTCACAGAGAGGCTGCAACTCTGATACAAGGAGCATCTCTGCCTGCGTCATCCCTGGAACCTCCTGAGAACGTGAGTACAGATGTTTGCAGATGTATCAAGAaaatttaaagtcaaatatttgATATAATGTCTAAAATAGAAGTAACTCAATAATGTTAGAAtcataaaactttttttgttttataaattgaATGTGTCAAAGTGTTGCTTGTATTTAACAATGTTGTATTTTGCTAAAATaagttatttttcaaatatttagctttttacAGCATGTAGCTCTGCaatcatttcaaaaataataacagttttCTAGTTGTACTTTTTTACAAATGATGCAGCAATACCATGTAGCTgctgttgtgtagttttgtgAACAAGTTATTCTTAATCTTTTGATatgaaatttcattttttttaaaatcttgtttacattacaacattaaataaataaaaacattttgtggatGTATTTTGTGGAAAGAGCATAATGATCATGACTGTGAAATATTTCACCAGGGAATAAATATTCCACCCGTTTCTGAGGACGACTCCCAGCTGACAGATAGCGGATAAGTCCGAAATGTGTGACCATCAAGAAAAAGACCACAAGCGTGGAAAGACTGCAAACTCAAAATCTCAACCAACGAAGAACCATCACCAAAATCAAGGCCGCCATCAGCACCACTACCAGAAAAAGTCCCACCAGTCAGATGACACTTATAGCCAAGAGTAAGTCATGCAATTTTTCTACTCTCATTACATTTGTAAAAAGCTGGATCTAATTGTAAAGAGATGTAAAGGTTCTGTGTTTAAAGGAGCAGAGAATCCTGTGTGACATTAAcctcttgttttgtgtctgaacTAGCAGCCATTCATCAGCAGAGGACAGCATTTTCAGCGATCACCACCCCGACCATCGACGGCCAAGTGTCAATGACCAGACTCatcatcctccctctcaccaTAACCATCACAAGCAAAATCACCACCGTGTTTCTCTCACAGAAGCCTCCCTGAGTTCCTCCACTAGTTCCTCCTCACActcctcttcgtcttcctcttcatcaacatcgtcctccccttcctccttctcctcttcttccctctcttcctcctcctcagcatctTCCTCCAGCCTGTCCTCTGACACCAGCAGTGAGCGTTTGGACAGACATCCAGCGAGGAAGCCTCAGCACTCACAGTCCTGTACTGACATTTCAGGGAAAAGCAGGTATTTTGAAGAAGGAGACGACACAGCCCCGTTGATAGAGGGACGGGGTGATCAAAACAGGCAATCGGCCaggcagaaaagagagaaaggcaAGTCCTCCCGCAACAGACCTACCCACAGCAAAAGGCAGAAGATTGTGAGAGGCTCTGGAAATGATGGAAGTTTCCGCAAGTCCAAATCCATGGAGGCTCTCACTGGACGAAAAGACAGTGAGGGCCATGGAAATTTGGATGAAATTGAACAAGAAACGAGTAAAGGTGAAGCCAAGAAGAAtttaatgaaggaaaaaaagaagttcTCCGCCTTTCTGAATGAGATCACTCGGCAGGTGCTCAGCCCGATGAGACTCACCACCCTTGGGGTCACAGATGCTCAAAGAGCCTGCAGTCCACGGCAGGGCTCCTCCGCCAGAGCCAGTAAGATAGACAGCCGCACTGAGAAACGCAGACAGCATAGGACTCGGCCCACCAGTGCAGACTCAGTTACCTCCAGCAGACACTCCCACACCAGTCAGCACTCCACTCGTCTCTCTAACTCTAAGTCCTTCCCACACGACCACACTTATGATTCTGCAGACTCCTCCAATCACATGTATCACAGGCCCAGAAGCTGCACCGACATTAGCTGTTTGAAAAAACCTCACACGCAGACTCCTCAGCATCACAACCGCTCTTCTTCTTATAAGGGCCGCCACCGTCACCAAGGAGATCACACTTCCAGTCACCATGATCATCACTATGAAGAATGCAAGAGCCCAAGTCCTCAGCATCACCACGGAgaccaacacaacacaagtcatCACCATTACCATGGACACCGCCGTGATCATCATCGTCATGGTGATCACCATAGCCCAACCCACCACCACGGTGAACACCACAACACTTTTCAGCACCACAGAGGCCACCCAAGCCCATCCCATCACCGTCACTATGGAGACCATCATCATGGAGATTGCTACAGCCCAACTCACCACCATGGACAGCACCACAGTGCAACTCATCATCACCATCGTCATGGAGACCATCAAGGCCCTGCCCGTCATTATCACCATGGGGAGGACCATGGCCACGGTCCACACCATCACCATGGAGACCACCATGGTCATGCTCCTCACCATGAAGATAACCATAATACAactcatcattatcatcatggAGACCCCCCCAACACAAGTCATCATCATGAAGGTCGCCACACCCCAACACATGACCATGGAGACCACAATTCAGGTCACCATCCCCATAGCAACCACCCAGACACTGAACGTCCTACTACACCACATCAACACAGACACCACAGCCTATCATCGATTGAGCACAGAGATCATCACAGCccaaaacatcaacatcaccATGGAGACGACCACAGCCCACCACATCAACATCACCATGGAGACGACCACAGCCCACcacatcaccatcaccatggAGACCACCACAGCCCACcacatcaccatcaccatggAGATGACCACAGTGCGGGCCATCACCATGGAGACCACCATAGTGAGGgccatcagcatcatcatggAGATGACCACAGCCCACCACATCACCAACACCATGGACACGACCAAAGCCCACcacatcaccatcaccatggAGACCATCACAGTGAGGGCCATCACCATGGAGACCACCACAATTCAAGCCATCAgcatcaccatggaaaccaacACAGTTCAGGCCATCAGCATCACCGTGGAGACCACCACAGTCCAGGCCATCAGAATCAGCTTGGAGAGCTCCAGAGTCCAGCCCATCAGCATCACCATGGAGACCACCACAGTGAGTCACATCAGCAACAGCATGAAGACCATCTTGTTGAATTGCTTCAACATCCCCATGGAGACCACCACAGTCCAGGCCATCAACATCACCATGGAGACCACCATGGTGGATCACATCCGCATCACCATGAAGACCACCATACTGAATCCCATCAGAATCACCATGGAGACCACCACACTGAATCTCACCAAAATCACCAAGGAGACCACCACAGTACAGGACACAAGCATCACCATGGAGACCACCACGCTGACACTCACCAGCATCACCAAGGACATCCCCCTGAGTCGCATCTCAACCAATCCTACTCCAAAAACAATGACCACGACCATGATGGCCATGATGACCACCACACTCATCTAAAGGGCCATTCTGCTGACAGTCCTCCTTCACACAGGAAGCCAGAGTCTCTTATAACTAAAGCAGACCCAGCCAAGAACACTCTGAGCCCCGTCAGCCTGGAGGAGGAACGGACAAGTTTCACTGACTCATCAGCACATAAGGTTTGGCATTATATTCAAGACTCTTTCTGAAATCCACTGTTACTGTATGTTCAATAAGAAATTATTGACCGGTCAATAGTTGCCTGTGTTTTACTTGCTTAATTAACAGGTTATGCAATGATGTTCCACTCATTTGATTGTGTATTGATTTGTGTGCATGTTACTGTGTAACTAATAGATTATCTATTTCAGAACAATAGATTAGTTACATGCACAAACTAAGGGTAATTGAATAATGGTAGTCCAAAGAatgcttttcactttttttgttgtacaccataaatattatttctttttttggtggGGGTCTTTAATGCAGGAAGAGGCACATGAGCTGGGTAGAATAATGTAAGTATGATGCAACTCTGTTGATTATATTAACTGGTAAAAGCACTCGCCCATTAATTTGGATGTAAATCCCATGGAAAACATTGATATGTGTGATTTTCCATCCAAAGGAATGAAAATACTTTTGCAAAAATATGAAAGAATTTGCTCATTGAACAAATGCACCAAAGGCTTGTGTAcattgtatttttctgtatttgacaGGGTACTACAGGAGAAGAATGAAGGTCTGCATCATAATTTGCTGAAGACAGCGGTGAGGATGGAGTGTTTGGGAGAGGAGTTTGTGAACAGCCAAAAGATTTTGGAGGCAGAGCTTCAGACGACACGTATGGAGCTCAGCAGCCTCACCGATAGATTTAGGAGGTAAAGGAAGCAGTTTTTTTCTTATGGATGATCTGCAACTGATTCTTGATCTCATACCATGTGAGAGATATTGTATTCAgattgtaatatattttattcttgtgGACTACTGCacttttcccctctctctgtctttagaCTTCATGACAGCTGCTCCTCAACACAACAGACCAATAATCTCCTGCAGCTAAAGCTAAACTCAGTGGTGAGATTACTAGTATTTCTTAGTGTC
The Hippoglossus stenolepis isolate QCI-W04-F060 chromosome 15, HSTE1.2, whole genome shotgun sequence DNA segment above includes these coding regions:
- the zfpl1 gene encoding zinc finger protein-like 1 codes for the protein MGLCKCPKRKVTNLFCFEHRVNVCEHCLVSNHNKCIVQSYLQWLQDSDYNPNCALCNTLLNAQDTVRLICYDVFHWSCLNNLASRLPLHTAPAGYQCPTCQGPVFPPSNLASPIADVLKEQLSSVNWARAGLGLPLIEEPIEALEEPTANDVTDYTDWSTFDAQEQSNVYPSHSYNTSVSPPPNPVSAPAQEDLGGPRKNGDPNLQEQSVMNFTTGNACDTVTLHSASSPRKLYDTRDVGQSSVTQIDFDDDKYRRRPALSWFAQILKNRTGGKRTSLSWRQRVFMLLLVGVLGFFTLIIIMAKLGRASAGSDPNLDPLLNPNIRVGKN
- the si:dkey-273o13.3 gene encoding repetin isoform X1, whose protein sequence is MCDHQEKDHKRGKTANSKSQPTKNHHQNQGRHQHHYQKKSHQSDDTYSQDSHSSAEDSIFSDHHPDHRRPSVNDQTHHPPSHHNHHKQNHHRVSLTEASLSSSTSSSSHSSSSSSSSTSSSPSSFSSSSLSSSSSASSSSLSSDTSSERLDRHPARKPQHSQSCTDISGKSRYFEEGDDTAPLIEGRGDQNRQSARQKREKGKSSRNRPTHSKRQKIVRGSGNDGSFRKSKSMEALTGRKDSEGHGNLDEIEQETSKGEAKKNLMKEKKKFSAFLNEITRQVLSPMRLTTLGVTDAQRACSPRQGSSARASKIDSRTEKRRQHRTRPTSADSVTSSRHSHTSQHSTRLSNSKSFPHDHTYDSADSSNHMYHRPRSCTDISCLKKPHTQTPQHHNRSSSYKGRHRHQGDHTSSHHDHHYEECKSPSPQHHHGDQHNTSHHHYHGHRRDHHRHGDHHSPTHHHGEHHNTFQHHRGHPSPSHHRHYGDHHHGDCYSPTHHHGQHHSATHHHHRHGDHQGPARHYHHGEDHGHGPHHHHGDHHGHAPHHEDNHNTTHHYHHGDPPNTSHHHEGRHTPTHDHGDHNSGHHPHSNHPDTERPTTPHQHRHHSLSSIEHRDHHSPKHQHHHGDDHSPPHQHHHGDDHSPPHHHHHGDHHSPPHHHHHGDDHSAGHHHGDHHSEGHQHHHGDDHSPPHHQHHGHDQSPPHHHHHGDHHSEGHHHGDHHNSSHQHHHGNQHSSGHQHHRGDHHSPGHQNQLGELQSPAHQHHHGDHHSESHQQQHEDHLVELLQHPHGDHHSPGHQHHHGDHHGGSHPHHHEDHHTESHQNHHGDHHTESHQNHQGDHHSTGHKHHHGDHHADTHQHHQGHPPESHLNQSYSKNNDHDHDGHDDHHTHLKGHSADSPPSHRKPESLITKADPAKNTLSPVSLEEERTSFTDSSAHKEEAHELGRIMVLQEKNEGLHHNLLKTAVRMECLGEEFVNSQKILEAELQTTRMELSSLTDRFRRLHDSCSSTQQTNNLLQLKLNSVAQNMEGERERLNQRISALTVQLADAKFGNSVETFKATSVHHKTNIHFQSGDAINPVVLPIAPPPAQFMDTHTYGNTNAGGQDQLLGSVPEEEESDWSEFGEEIPRFILTGSNRNHAWRHQEADVDKDSESGGEETIGLRSAQLRQTSHLQFNIHNEILPAPQSNACPSGFKNLSDSMTAEGNYRITSSPNIGSSILIRSASLEEIPLARHHMQKELRGTEAMMDLHHPREDVIGDLDNEIIHHWRTNSDREAAMGMLAESRMSDVNSGLASLQTAEQMLNHFIRESQASEGKGQGRAEVHGWMGGIPDEVLKGERTKL
- the si:dkey-273o13.3 gene encoding repetin isoform X2; its protein translation is MCDHQEKDHKRGKTANSKSQPTKNHHQNQGRHQHHYQKKSHQSDDTYSQDHSSAEDSIFSDHHPDHRRPSVNDQTHHPPSHHNHHKQNHHRVSLTEASLSSSTSSSSHSSSSSSSSTSSSPSSFSSSSLSSSSSASSSSLSSDTSSERLDRHPARKPQHSQSCTDISGKSRYFEEGDDTAPLIEGRGDQNRQSARQKREKGKSSRNRPTHSKRQKIVRGSGNDGSFRKSKSMEALTGRKDSEGHGNLDEIEQETSKGEAKKNLMKEKKKFSAFLNEITRQVLSPMRLTTLGVTDAQRACSPRQGSSARASKIDSRTEKRRQHRTRPTSADSVTSSRHSHTSQHSTRLSNSKSFPHDHTYDSADSSNHMYHRPRSCTDISCLKKPHTQTPQHHNRSSSYKGRHRHQGDHTSSHHDHHYEECKSPSPQHHHGDQHNTSHHHYHGHRRDHHRHGDHHSPTHHHGEHHNTFQHHRGHPSPSHHRHYGDHHHGDCYSPTHHHGQHHSATHHHHRHGDHQGPARHYHHGEDHGHGPHHHHGDHHGHAPHHEDNHNTTHHYHHGDPPNTSHHHEGRHTPTHDHGDHNSGHHPHSNHPDTERPTTPHQHRHHSLSSIEHRDHHSPKHQHHHGDDHSPPHQHHHGDDHSPPHHHHHGDHHSPPHHHHHGDDHSAGHHHGDHHSEGHQHHHGDDHSPPHHQHHGHDQSPPHHHHHGDHHSEGHHHGDHHNSSHQHHHGNQHSSGHQHHRGDHHSPGHQNQLGELQSPAHQHHHGDHHSESHQQQHEDHLVELLQHPHGDHHSPGHQHHHGDHHGGSHPHHHEDHHTESHQNHHGDHHTESHQNHQGDHHSTGHKHHHGDHHADTHQHHQGHPPESHLNQSYSKNNDHDHDGHDDHHTHLKGHSADSPPSHRKPESLITKADPAKNTLSPVSLEEERTSFTDSSAHKEEAHELGRIMVLQEKNEGLHHNLLKTAVRMECLGEEFVNSQKILEAELQTTRMELSSLTDRFRRLHDSCSSTQQTNNLLQLKLNSVAQNMEGERERLNQRISALTVQLADAKFGNSVETFKATSVHHKTNIHFQSGDAINPVVLPIAPPPAQFMDTHTYGNTNAGGQDQLLGSVPEEEESDWSEFGEEIPRFILTGSNRNHAWRHQEADVDKDSESGGEETIGLRSAQLRQTSHLQFNIHNEILPAPQSNACPSGFKNLSDSMTAEGNYRITSSPNIGSSILIRSASLEEIPLARHHMQKELRGTEAMMDLHHPREDVIGDLDNEIIHHWRTNSDREAAMGMLAESRMSDVNSGLASLQTAEQMLNHFIRESQASEGKGQGRAEVHGWMGGIPDEVLKGERTKL